The Molothrus aeneus isolate 106 chromosome 23, BPBGC_Maene_1.0, whole genome shotgun sequence nucleotide sequence GTTTCAGCAGTTGGAAGACAGAAATCAGGCTtcttggaaggaaggaaatctGCTGCTCTTCACTGGCCATGGTAATCAGGAGTCCTTCTTCTGGACAGCAAGGCATCAGCTGCTGCTCGCAGGCCAGGTCATTCCTTTCCCCCCTATAAAGACAGGAGTGTCTGTCCCAGAAACATCGAGGCTGTCTGCTGATGGACAAGCACGAGGCAGGGACAGCCAACAATGTCTCTCCAGCAAGAGTCTCCCCAGTCTGTGCCAGAGAGTTGGCCTGCAGTCAGCTCTGCTCCATGAGCACACCCAGCCCCTTTCTCTCTCCATTTCCACCTCTGACCACTGCTGCCAGTGGGCACAGCAGTTGTTGCCACAGAGCAGTcacctgcctgcacagccccaaTGCCCTCAGCCCCAACCCTACCCCAGCGGGTCCTGGCTTTTCCCACCACATTGGGATGGATCCCTTTCCCACAGTTTGGGCACATTCAGACCAGGGATGGCTTCAAGAGCTGCTTTGGCTTCAAAGTAAGCCCAGGGCACAACGCCGTGttccacccagcacagcccagaccccctgccctccccactcACCAATATGGAAATGTGCAACCTTGGTATTCACAGTCACATCCACAGGCTTATTCCTTGCCAATACTGCATGAAGGAGAGACCAGTGTTAGGGTGCTCTCTGTGAGCCACATCTCCCTCTGCCACCTGCACCGGAACCGGCCTCCCCAGAAGCACCCAGGGAGCAGAGCGGGGAgcgagggctggggctgcagggacggggacagccctgggcaccggGAGAGGAGCAgcgtgcagggctgcagcagcgggGACAGGCAGAACTCCAGGCACTGCCCGgagctgtcccttccctctcagCAGCACAACCAGAAGTGAAGCCGAGCGCTGCTCATCCCGTGCCAAATTCTCACCTGTAAGCAGAAGTGCCACGACAAATCCCAGAAGAAATGCAATCATGAATGGCTCAAAGTCTAAGAAGGAAAATGGCAGAAGGGCAGTGGTGTGGGCACTAAAGCTCCTCCCAGCTGGAGCCCCGTGCCCTgcgccgggcagggcagggtcccagaggcagcagcagctctcccagcaccgCCCTCCTTCAGCCCTGCAGATGcccaggaggagaggggagaaggggCAAACCccagggtccctgtgccccccccaCTGCAGGTCCCGTGTCCCAGACCCCATGAGACTCCCAACTTACCCATGGTCCTGGGATCCAGACCTGCCAGGAGTCTGCTCTAATCCCGGTCCCTTGGGAAGCAAGAACAAGATGATTTTCCATGGGCTGATGGTGGGGTCAGCAGGGTTTGCTACCTTGCATCATCACAACCACCTCTCTCCCACCCAGGACACCCTGGCCATGCTATAAAAGCAGAGACCCTTCAGTCCCCACCCAGTCTCCTGCCTGGCCCACAGCTACGTGTGCTCTGCATGTGAAAACAAAGGAGGCACAGACTCAGACCTGCAGGGATACTGAGATATTTACTGGGAGAAAGGAGTTGGTTTTATACCCTTGCTCAAGACCCACTATTTCCTTGTACAGTTTTTTTCACTAAGTCACCTATCACACATTGCCACATCAGCAACGTTCTTAATGTCCTTCCATGGGGTCATCTCGTGCTGTTCAGGTGTCTGTAAGATTCCAGCAGTCCCCCTCCTTAGGGTGTCCACCAAGTGGCATTTCTTCCCAAGGTCAGGGGAGACAAGTTTCTCCATGCTGCCATGGCATTCTGCAGGCACATCCCACAGCCTGGAACTCAATTCTATCTTATCTCTCCCCACTGATACAGCGAGGTGAGCAGCCCCCCATTATTGCCCCCCCTACACAGAGAAAGGGGGTGCTGTCCCCAAGCATCCACTGTGGGAGCACAGCACCCCACACCACCAACCTGTCCTGTGTCTGCTGTGGTGCTCTGAGGGTCAAAGGGCTGCAGAAAAGATCCCAACAGGGAATGTCAGGACAGGTAATGTACGAGAAATTGCTCAATCACTGAATTTCACTTTCATTCTCATCAGCTCTTGATGTTGTCTTGGttggagtggggctggggctcccccATCTCCAGGACATTGGACCTTAGGGTTGTCCCTGCAGGGAGATTCTGGCATTATATTCTGGGGAACTACAAGGAATTCTTGTAAAGATAGATGGTCTGGAATTAAATTAAGTCAACTGAGACAACATTGTATCTGAAACCTGTTTATTGATAacgaaaaaacaaacaaaaaaaattagttacCCTAGTAAAAAGTGTTGGAAAAGgtagagaaggagaaaggaaaatggaaaaggagtggagggagagagaaagagagacagccAGAGACAAAAAGTGagagtgagcagcagcaggtcgGGGAGTGGCTCGATGCTCACAGGATGCAGgatgctctggcagcagcccaggagctcccccatggctgctccccagggatgtggcCCTGAGGATCCCAGACACGGCTCCCAGGAGCCAAGACAagggcccagcccagcaggagcagtgggcACAGCGTgtctggcagcaccagcagccctgaACCACCCCAAATCAAACACAGTGGGTGTCCTGAGCCTGAGGCTGCAGAGATGCACCCAGTCCAGCCCCggggctctgctggccctgcagagcagtgccATGCTGCCCTGAGGatttgctgcagcagtgccgggctcccaggcactgccagcactgtcaggctgcagtgggagcagcccctggctgtgcagggggacagggagcaaGGCTGCAAACCCTGCCTGTGCAATCCCTTCCTGGAGCACAGCAcatccccagctgcagggcatATGAGCCACAACGCATACCAAGCACCTCGTTTGGGCATTATGAGGCAGAATTCCACAGGATGCTTTGCAGCCCCGTGATGAAAGGTGCTATAAAACTGCAAAGTGTTACTTCAGATGTAACTAGGTCAGCAGTGCATCATAACCTATACTAAACAGACATTTTCTAATGTGAGAATTTATAGAGTTCAATCTATGGTATTCAGAAGTGAATTATTGAGATCCTCAAAAGAGTTTTTGTTTCAATTGTATCTGTATTCTGGAGAAGTGATTAAAAACCTTTAACCTTAACAAAAGAGTGCAGCCATCCTCCTTTCCTCTATGACGCTGGAATCTAAGAGCAGTTTACAAAGCAGGACACAATTTAAAAGCAGAATCTCACAGATTTCATATGGGGAGGGCTCAGCAGTTTTTAAGCCACAGTTAAAATTGCAGCTGATCACCTGCACAGCAACCCATGCTGGTTGCCACCTGGTGTTCCCACTCACAGTGGGTTCTGTTGCTCTGGTGTGGGCTGTAACTTCTCCCCTGCCCCAGACTGagtgcagggcagctgggggcAGCATCAGCGAGCAGCTCAGTCCTGGGGACTGagcatcccctgtgccctgtccccctcTAATGCCACCATCACCCAAGAGAGCAGCCACACACAAACACCAACTCTGCCGCAAGCAAAGCACATTTATTGGCTTCAGGGAAATCCTTGCTCACAACAATCCAAAGCTTTTAAAAGGGGAGGCAAAGATCTGAGGGGTCTGTGGGGGTTTACCAGCACCTGCATTGTGCACAGCAAGGCTTCGGGATCAGGAACCTGCTTGGCTTCTCTTGGGTTCCTCATCTGGAGTTGTCTCCTCCTCCTGTTTGTCACCCGAGGTACTTTTTCTTGGGTTTGTCACTTGggtttttatccttttttgGGGTTGTCACTTGGAGGTTTCTTTCACTCAGTTAGCTGCGCACCGGTTGCTGcaccagctgagcccagggcagcagtcaGCCCAACTTTGGCTCCAAGAGAAagacctgcagctcctgcaaagACAAATCGAGATCTGAGCTCCCAGGAGCATCAAGGCTGCCTGCTGAGGGACCgagcactgggcacagccagccaagGACTCCTCccgggcagggagagcccagggagTTTGGAGCAATTCAGACCAGGGAGGGGTTCAAGGGCTGCTTCTGCTCTAGAGCCAGCATCTCTTCCCTGCCATGGAgatgcagcccagctcccctgccctccccactcACCGATggactgcagcacagccacagtgctgccagcagccactCCGCCGCCGTTGGCGATGGCAGCTGCTGACATCATCTTGGCAGCGACGGAGCCAGCGGCGATGCCGGCCCCGGTGAACCCCAGCGCGCCGATGAACACCGGGAGGCCAACCAATGCCaatcctgcagggagggcagagcagtgtTAGGGTGCTCTCTGTGAGCCACATCTCCCCCTGCCACCTGCACCAGAACCGGCCTCCCCAGAAGCACCCAGGGAGCAGAGCGGGGAgcgagggctggggctgcagggacggggacagccctgggcaccggGAGAGGAGCAgcgtgcagggctgcagcagtggggacaggcAGAACTCcattccaggcagcagccagagctgcccctcctcctcccacctgcaCCCCAattctccccagccctggtacttgcagcccccagcccagccccgtcCCCAGGACCACGCGGGGCTGGGAGCGGGCAGTGAACCCGAGCGCTGCTCATCCAGTGCCAGACCCTCACCTGCTCCCACTGtggctccaatgacagttccaATGCCACTTCCATTCTCCcctgagaaagaaaatggcaggaagggaggaaggacaTGAGCATGGACAGCAAAGCTccctgagcagtgctgagcactctgtgccaggcagagcagggtcccagagccagcagcagctcctccaacCTCCCCCTGCCTTCATCTGCCTTTTACCTCTGAAGACCCCTGGGAAGAGGCCACTGCTAGGGTGGGTGCCTAAGGGgtctcccccctgccccagcccacagAGCAGGCTTAGCCCCTGAGCAAGGCAGTCCTATCCAGATAACTCAGTCTCTCTTGGAGACAGAGTTCCCGAATACCCAGTCAGCTTGTAGCCGCTGGCTATCTTAAGCAAGCTTAGTGGGtttcagctctttagtgattatcagctctcttatgatttcagctctttgcttgcttgctATGGCACCAGAGGGCTAGGGGGAGAAGCAGAcaagagagaggagaagaaggGTCCTGGCGTTCCAGAGCAAtggtttattgaggggtctgtGAAGGGTTCCAGCGACGGCTCTTCTTCTGCTGAATGGGCTAAAACAGCCCCTTTTTATAGGGTACAGAGGGATCCAAACTTGTCCAATAGTAAGGGTTAAGGGAAAGTGACCTATTGGGTTACAGATATAAGCTAGGTTTCGAGAGGTAGAAGACAGGAGCTTATTTTAATATCTCATAATGACTCTGCAATTCCTACTGCTAAGTCTCAGCCCTCCACGGGGTATTAGACAATGCTATGGGGTGTGCCACAGGTCCCAGTGCTCCCCCAGGCTGGGAGGAACAGGAAGAAGGGGCACACCTGGAAGTGCCCACCCACCCTGCCTTGCCCACTGCCCCACCAACCCAGAacagcacaggacacacagcacGTGTCAGCCCAGTCTgtcccctgcactgcccagaagggccctgtgcccacagccacccctgAGCATGGACCTTGGTTGGTTGTGTTTAGACCCATGGCAAATCCATGCATGCGTCAGACCCAGAGCCCCTCAGCGGCTGGAGGTTGCTCAGGATGGTGTTTTGGGGGTGGCTGCCCTTTGTGGGTGAAGGGATGCTCCAGGATGCAGCCAAGGCTCAGTGGTTTGGGCTGTAGGGGCACCTGGAAGGCTGTACCCCACTAAGTGTGTCCTCAGTCTCTGCCAGAGTTGGCCTGCAGTGAGCTCTGCTTCCTGTGCACACCCAGCCCCTTTCTGCTCTCCATTTCCACCTCtggccagtgctgccagtggACACAGGAGTTTCCTGCCATAGAGCAGTCACCTTTCCTGCAcaaccccccagccccagcccctacCCCATCAGGTCCTGGTTTTCCCATCACATTGGGATGGATCCCTTTCCCACAGTTTGGGCACATTGAGGCCAGGGATGGCTTCAAGAGCTGCTTTGGCTTCAGAGTAAGCCCAGGGCACAACCCCGTGttccacccagcacagcccagaccccctgccctccccactcACCCTCAGAGGAGCGATCctttgcagctgctcctgcagggaggacaGAGCAGTGTTAGGGTGCTCTCTGTGAGCCACATCTCCCTCTGCCACCTGCACCTGAACCGGCCTCCCCAGAAGCACCCAGGGAGCAGAGCGGGGAGcgcgggctggggctgcagggacggggacagccctgggcaccggGAGAGGAGCAgcgtgcagggctgcagcagcgggGACAGGCAGAACACCAGGCAGAATTCCAGGCAGcgcccagagctgtcccctccctctcaGCAGCGCCACAAGAGAACCAAAACGCTGCTCATCCCGTGCCAAATTCTCACCTCCAATTGCAGACCCAATGATGAGCAGAATGACGATTCCAACGGTGACTACACGTGCACctaggaaggaaaagggcaGAAGGGCAGCAGTGTGGGCACTAAAGCCCCTCTCAGCTGGAGCCCCGTGCCCTgcgccgggcagggcagggtcccagaggcagcagcagctctcccagagcCGCCCTCCTTCAGCCCTGCAGATGCccgggaggagaggggagaaggggCGAACCccagggtccctgtgcccccctcgATCTGTCCCCGACAGGACCCAGACCCCCACCCCAGGAACCTCCCAGCTTACCCATGGTCGTCTGGGCGGGAGCGAGAGCTGCAGTGAGGCTGCTCTAATCCCGGTACCTTGGGGAACgagaacaagattttttttttgcgtAGGCAGCAAGTGAGATCAGCGGGGCTTTGCTGCCCGGCACGATCGACCCCAGCCGCCCCTCTCCCACCCAGCAGACCCCGGCCCTCCCCTCACAAGAAGAGACCCCCCCTCTTTCCCCAGCCCCGGCTGCTCCGCCGGCACAGCGAGGTGAGCAGCCCCCGTTCCTGCCACCGCATCAGAGAACGGCTGCTGTCCCCGAACACCCACCGCGACACTCCGCGGCACCTCACGCCACCAACCTCTCGTGTGTTTGCTGCGCTCTGAGGAACCAAGCGCTGCAGGGGAGGTGGAGCTAAGGGGAATGGCCGGTCAGCTGATTTCCGAGAAATCAGCAAGGAAGCCGCTCGCTCAGTTTCGCTTTCTGGTTAACTCCTGATGGTGCTGCCTCTGCTAGAGCAGGACTGGGGCTCTCCCGTCCTCGGGGTCGcaccctgggctgtcccctcaGGGAGCCCTTTGGCCCCGAAGGCCTCGGACGGGAGCTGCGGGGGAAGGACGGGCTGGGGCTGCtcgggctgtgccagggctcctgcGGCTTCACGGGGCCTTTCCCCAGCAGGTTCCCCAGGGACCCCTGAAACTTCGCAGGTCTAACGAGCACCGACAGCagtctggagagcagagctgaagcAAGGCTGGAAACCCTGCCTGTGCAATCCCTTCCTGGAGCACAGCACATccccagctgtggggcaggaacCTGAGACACAACGCATACCAagaaacaccacacacacacacacaccagcgATGCACTTTTATTAAaggttttaaaagcatttattgcTCAAGGCAATCCAAAATTTTTGAAGGGGCAGCTGGGGGTCTCTGTGGGCTTTCCAGTTCCAGTAGTGGGAACACATGAATGAAGCCaattggaaggaaggaaatcaCCTTCTGTTCGCTGGCAGTGGGCACCAGGAGTTCTTCCAATGGACAGCATGatgcctgctgctgcttgcagggCAGAGTCAGTCCATATGTTTTCCCTCTATAAAGACATGACTATCAGGTCCCAGAAACATCGAGGCTGCCTGCTGATGGACAAGCACGAGGCAGGGACAGCCAACAATGTCTCTCCAGCAAGAGTCTCCCCAGTCTGTGCCAGAGAGTTGGCCTGCAGTCAGCTCTGCTCCATGAGCACACCCAGCCCCTTTCTGCTCTCCATTTCCACCTCTGACCACTGCTGCCAGTGGGCACAGCAGTTCTTGCCACAGAGCAGTCACCTGCCTGCACATCCCCAATGCCCTCAGCCCCAATCCTACCCCAGTGGGTCCTGGCTTTTCCCACCACATTGGGATGGATCCCTTTCCCACAGTTTGGGTACATTCAGACCATTGAGGGGTTCATGGGCTGCTTTGCCTTCAGAGTAAGCCCAGAGTACAACCCCATGttccacccagcacagcccagcccccctgccctcTCCACTCACCAActtgaaaacagaaggaaaaagatcCCTTATTTATTTTGAGGAACATCTTGTCTTTGTGTATTGCTGTTACAGGGAGGAGAGAGAAGCATTTAGGATGCTCTCTGTGAGCCACATCTCCCTCTGCCACCTGCACCTGAACCGGCCTCCCCAGAAGCACCCAGGGAGCAGAGCGGGGAgcgagggctggggctgcagggacggggacagcccagggcagcaggagaggagcagcgtgcagggctgcagcagcgggGACAGGCAGAACTCCAGGCAGAATTCCAGACAGcgcccagagctgtcccctccctctcaGCAGTGCCACAAGAGAACCGAAACGCTGCTTATCCCATGCCAGACTCTCACCTATAATTGTAATTCCTGCCATGACTACGACTAATCCAAAGACCTTTAAAATTCCAAGGATGACTGGAACGGGAACTAAGAAGGAAAATGACAAAAgggcagcagtgtgggcagtAAAGCCCCCTCCCGGCTGGAGCCCCGTGCCCTccgccgggcagggcagggtcccagaggcagcagcagctctcccagcgCCGCCCTCCTTCAGCCCTGCAGAGACccgggaggagaggggagaaggggCGAACCccagggtccctgtgccccccccaCTGCAGGTCCCGTGTCCCAGACCCCATGAGACTCCCAACTTACCCATGGTCAGCTAGGC carries:
- the LOC136565983 gene encoding interferon alpha-inducible protein 27-like protein 2A encodes the protein MGARVVTVGIVILLIIGSAIGGAAAKDRSSEGENGSGIGTVIGATVGAGLALVGLPVFIGALGFTGAGIAAGSVAAKMMSAAAIANGGGVAAGSTVAVLQSIGAAGLSLGAKVGLTAALGSAGAATGAQLTE